CACTCGCCTGAACGGTTTTGGTCAGATCCAGCAAGTACAACTCCACCAATTGGCCCGCGTTGAcgtgcatttttcaaataacattcACGTAGAAGATCCTCCTGGCCAGTTCCTTCCAAAAGAGCGGGAACACCCTCTCCAAACCGCAGTTGTGAAACGCTTATTATGACCCTCATTTCTCCGATGGCTCGATCCTGCGCGCTTCTAGATTTAAACTTGACGTCGAGGTCATGTGACGTCCTTCACCACCTTGGCGGGTAACGTGCTATTACATAAGATGTTTAGCATCCCTCATTTTGTTATGAATGTCGTGAACGTAGTATTCGAAAATCAGTTTATTATTTGCTGGTCATCGGTCTGCGAAcgaattatgaattttttttctgcacAAATGACTGACCTCGACTTGTAGGAACAATGAACCTATCGAGTTGAGCACGTGTTTTCTTCTGATCTGCGTATTTCCTTGGAAATCTGTGGCAAAGAGATGTGAAAATGCACAGGGTTCTAGAGAAtgagattttttataaattggtTCAGATCACGACTAACACAAGGTGACTCGCTGATAAATTAGACATTTAAACTAACGTTATGGTTTATTGAGCAAATTTGAAGCAgttgttgcatttttaatataaaattctagAAGAAATAATTGCGAAATTCCTGAAAGGCTTTTCGATGGGACGAGCACTCCAGACCAGAGTCTCACGCAGGAAGGGCTAGAGGACGTTCAGTTCAAGGAAAATGACGGACACCAGGCTATCTTTATGTGAGAGAATGACAGAAATGCGAATTATCTGGTGTGAGTAACGAACACACTTGAAGCACCACCACGGTGCTTTAGGCAGGTCAGACTGAAATGGGACTAGAATTGCGCAAACCAACCAACACACTTTCATTCGTAATTGAGCACAGATTCACAGATGATAGCAAACTTGTGGTGATAAAGGGCACCTCGAAATAttgccataaaaaaaatatattttttttacttgacgGTCGTAAAGAGGGCTTTAAGACTCGGGGCTCGTGTAGCTTAAATTTCACACCATCATTCGGCCTTTTCAAAAGTACCACTGAACCATAATTACCGAGGTACCCCATGATTTCACATTAAACGGATCTGCACAAACGAGCAATATTCAAGACAGACACTTTTGCCAGTTTGTCGTAATTATtgacaattatttataaaaatcgaCCATCAAGGTTGGAGAAAAATGAAAGCATGCTGCAGCCATGGACGACTATTTAACAGTTTTGTGTtcgtgaaataaatttgaacgCACTTTATTCGAAACCAACAGCTTTGGTTCCAGTGAGGGGCTGAAGAGTTGTTACACCCTGAgagacatattcaaaatacgttaattatttatgaatccAAAGAACATCTTCGATGATGTTGCGAGCTTTAGTGCATGCCACATTTAATGACTTCGTATTGGCTGAaacatgaattaaaaaaaaaaaaacacgaaattaaatatataaaataaacaaaactagAGAAAGTATATCAAGTAATTTAGATTCGTTGTTGGTGTTCATGAACGCAATCTGTCGGTCATTATCCACGATTTGATGATGATGTAGGCAGATGGAATAACAGCGGCGATAGCACGTTCTCATTGCATGAACAACGAAAAAAGCTCTCTCGTGTGGTTattttgtgtatttaaataCTGTGTTTACACTGAATTTTCTTTCTACAATAAGGTGGCTTCCACCTCAATTCGTtcatgtttaaaattcattttggtTTTGGAACGAGGAGAACAGAGAGATGCTGCTTAAGTTGAACTTTCAGCTCTTTCAAAAACGGTTCTCCGACAGGTGTGTGCTACTTAAAATTAATCGAAACATTATTGAGCTCGTGAAAAagctccaaaaaaaaaataaaaaatttgcgAAGCGGAATCGGATCCAAAGAAGAAAGGGGCGGGAGGGGGAGGGGTGATTTGGTCTCTTCGATTATGTTGAATCTGCACCGATATTAATCAGTAGTTATTCGACCCGCATGACTCTTTTGAAATGCGaactgtaaaaatttaattccccGATATTACGATTGATTGCTCTTTTATTGAGTCTTGTGACCATCGACTCACGTGAGCATCACATGTTCGTGTTAATCCGGTCACTTAGCTAGAACTCTTCTAACGATTTTCGATGGAGACATTAATGATGATAATCAAACTGGGCCTATTTAAGATTATACTAATCGTTAATTCAGACAATTTAGTATACAGGTTGAATGAAAAAGTTTGTGCCACGTGCCGACACCAGTTCCGTGGGCGGCTCGGGCGTTCAAAGAGAAAGATGAtcgtttcattttcaaatcgaTGAGTATGCGACTTACGGCACAAAATCAATTGTGACTTTGCAGGTGGATCTTTggaagtttattaaaaaaaaaaacaaaacaattttattgcgaATTTCGTTGTTTTGGccaattttctcgaaattaGTGAATTATTTTAGTCCAAGCTGAAATGTGTTCAGGGTCTTTCAGAGGAGGCCGGTGCGTTAATGGACTTAGAAACTAAGTAGCCGCGATAACTCAATTCACGGGCTTCACGAATAAAAATCGACAATCGCCAGTTGCAATCTCTATTATGATTGAATTCATTTGCAGTAACTAAATCAGCCGCAATCTTAATCACAAATCGGTTTTGCAACAATGGCAATAGTGGCAATTCAATAAGATTTTCCTCATAACGACCTATTTCttaaagttgttttaaaaaatctaatttgaaataaatttttgttacgtGGATTTTGACATTCATTTCTTCACTACTTCTGCAATTCCATTGTTGCCTGTCTCTCACTGTATAATTTTGCAACAATCGTTATTCGCTATTAATCTACTGGAAGAAATCGTATCGGACACAAGAAAACTACGGATTTTCTTCTAATAATTGAGTTACCTCATGCCCAAATAATGCTCAAAACTTGCGCAGTCGCGCCGCTATAGCCATTACGATTAGTGCTAGTTTTTGACCATAATTTGTGTGCGGCAAATTTGTCGATTTccgaatattaaaatattatttttaaagtcatGTTAACGGAGTTTGCCGAATCGGTACGACCGCGGTACGCTCTAAAgcacttaaataatttttcatgttcCATAAATATTCTCTTTATAAGTCGTCTCTAATGAGATTTATTACGTCTCCATGCATACACTCGGTTAGGACATATTAACTAAAGCGATTCGTCTAATGAAGCCCCCTTTTTGTTTCGTTTAAAAGGCCAAAAGCTTATCATCCCCTAATGGACCCGTAGGGTATTTCCACATGGATGTGTGTATTGCAGTTTCCGTACTTGGTTTGATCAATTTGGGCGATTTATCTGTGTGGATCACTTGTGTTTCCGACGGTTTTGGTTGGACCATTTCAGAAGTAACTATACACATAGCCCTTTCAAGTGGACCTCCAAATAGCTGCAAAATGGCGGGTTAATAGTTTTACGTGTTTCTTGTACATGTCTGGAAGTCCACATTTGGCCGGCCCGCATTTGCCGTGCCTAGAATCAGTTTCTCATCGTGATCAAGTGatgatcaaaatttgacaactaaccggaaaaaaatattaaaaataattatcccTGCTCATGGTGAATTGCTGTCGTAAGCCGAATCATGTCTACTTGgatattttaagatttaacaATAACGGGGTTCGTTTCATTATAACTCAAGGAGACGGGCACAATTCAAGATACCATTGTTCTTTCAGTTCTCATGACTGATAtccttttaacttttttgccgAGAAAATCTGTAAGGACCCAGCTAAGGTAAAATCTACGTGTAGTCGCATCGAAACTCACCAAATTCCACCCCAGTTACTTGTTCTTCTGGTTATAACACCGCAAGTATTGTGGTTTTAGTTCATGTAAGAGTTCTACTGCAGTAAAGACATAAGCAACCTAACGGGAATTgtatcactctgtatataccAGGAAAGCAATCGCCAATCTTGATAATGGCGACTGAACGGGTACAATTGGGATGTTCAATGCGATGCTTAGTGCTACCAGCGCCACCTTCTGCAACGCGCCTCTGACTAATCCTCCAAACAAACCTTGAGACGgttttgagttaatttttaatggtttttgagCGTTTTAACTGCATTTTACGAGGCATCTAGCTAGATTTTGATGTCTACCCACACTGAATATTAATCGATAAATGCGTACTTCCGCGTACGTCATCACGTAAGCGCGTATTTCTTGTTGGATTCGGTACGAGTCCGGTACGCGTGACCCCTCGTTTTGCCCAATTAAACTGGAAATTATTTACAGAACGAGCTGCGAACTCGTTTGCTCCGTGGTTTAAGTCTACAATGGCATTACACGGATTTACTAAGACGTGAGTCAAGATACCCCATCACATGGCGAATCATTATTTAATTGAGATACTTTCCAATCCACACATTTGATTGACCAAAGAGTAGGTCAAGTGTGTCTAACTGCACTAAACCAGATATCCATCATCGTTcgtcaaatattattaatgcCAAAAAGTAATTCGCATCGAATTCTTTAGAGAGTAGGTTGCTTGCACTGAGGTCACTAATACGTTCGGTAAACTTCTGTCCTTTTGGCAATACTAGGTACTGCCCTCGGGTAAAAAGTTCAACTCTATTAACGGTACTCACGACCCTTAACAAaaagtgcaaataaattatcagATTCATTGTAATTGACAGTGCGAACAATAATCTCATCATCGTCTCTCTCGATAGTCTCGAAAGTTTGCTGAGATCACCGTTCAAGTTCAAGTTAGTTCAATGCCTCGAAATTACGTATAATCCATGTCATGTAAGTAACACTTAGTTAAATAGTCGATTGATTTGTTGGGTTAAggtaaattcgaaaaaattaacTGTGGCGAAGTACCGTTTAATAAGAATTTAATGAACTGGCACAACTGGATGCCCTTTAAAGTGTATTGTCCTCAAGGAGAGATCCAATCTTctcaaaagtattttattgGATAAGCACTGCAGGTTTCGTATTTTTTAACCCACCTCAGATTTGTCACAGCGGTTGTCTCGTATTGGTTCGTTTGCTGAATTACAATAGTTAGTGTTTATGTGccttgttgatttttttgtgataatttttactaaactATGGCAAAAGCACGGAGCTTTTTCAATGAACCATAAACAGAAAGTTGGCTTGGCGAATTCGGATTGGAATAATAGACTTTTTATTGCAGCGACTCTGATAAGAGAGAGCGGGACCTGCAAGGCGAAAGCGAAGGTGGTCGCAACATGTTCGCCTATGAGAATCCAACCTTGTCGCTATCGGAAGACAACCTCAAGGACCGATCCCATTCTTCAGATTTCCAGGGAAGCACTGATTTTATAAGTGAGTACATGCCTGTCTGTTACCACGTAAAATGAAGGCGAATACCTAAAGGTTGGGCCTCACAAtttaagcattaaaaaaataccgatTTTTGCTAATGCTTAAAAGAGACTGTTTCGTTTCACTTTAAGCAACTCGGGCTGCATAGCCCCAGAGAGCTCGGACTCGCGTGTACCgggtgtaattttaaaaagttgccgCGCCCCCGAtttctaaaatataaaattaagacGGAAATATTGAGACACTTGGAATGGACGGGTGAGAGGaggaattcgaaaaaaatctcGCCCCCGACGGGCAGCGCTGCCTCGCTTTCTTAGATTGAGGACATGGACCAAGTGACACATCACTTTAAGGGTGTTCAAACGCTCTAAACAACGgtacaaaaattttgcttttcgcaccgtggcacgaaacttaaaaaaaaaaagattaaatatgATATTGAGAAAATGAGATAAAACTCCTGATTTTGATCCAACTTAATGATTTAATTATGTGATTTTCGAATCCACTTGTGTGGTACGTGAGATTTCTGGGGAGGTTAAGATTTTAAGCCGTCAAATCAACCCATGTGACAGTAATCTGATTGTTATTGATAAGAACGAGATTTGCGAGGTAATCACAATTTTGTGCGTTAACTATTCTTTTAATTATCACACGAACAGGGCCGGCCTCAGCCCGTCCGACGTCCTGGACTGTCGCCGAAACTCGCCGCCGCACACGGCCGGCACTGGCCACGAATTCGCGAACCGTTTTTGGGAAAAGCACGAAAATGTGCGGGTTTCATCACTTTTCTCTCAGGATTTTTCCGCAACCTCTTCTCGGTCGACCAGTGAACTGCCGCAATCCTCTGGAAGCGAAAACGTTCGATAAGACGCGTTTTCGTGATTCAACGGCCGCGGAAATTGATCTCGTTTAAAGTTTCCACTGTAGATGCTCGACAATGTTCTTCTAACCCATGCCCAAGTCACGTGACGCCTATCGCATTAGCCACATAGCGCTCtggcattaaaatattttaacattttaaatttttacgacCTGATAATCCGCAAATTTACAATGAGTCTCTATTCCCGAAAGCCATCTAAGACAActttattgcaaatatatgGACGACAATAAAAATGGCGATATGTCATGGGCAAGCTGGGATCACGCTACAATTTATTGCATATCTAGATAAAGGAAATAAAGAGGAGGCTCGATCTggtttcgattaaaaaaaaatttattccgtTGTGGGTAGACCTAAGGGTAACCAGGTCCTTGAGGTAGTACCCACCTTGTAAGTTGGCCAAATAAATCGAGTGGTTTGCACAGTTGGTCCCCCGTACATCACAATGCCTGCTACAAGTGTGGACGTCAAGGATCCCCTCCAGTTCGATCCCCTACGTAAGTGCAGAGGAATAGTTTACGTGAGTTGTATTGCCCCGAGTAACGAAAATTTACTGCCTTAAAAGAGGGGGAGTAACGTCCCTCTTTCGACATTTTAGGTATAACCATTCTCCCATTCTCAAAGGTTTCCGTATTCTCCGAATGCGGCGAccataacaaattttaaaattctctaTGCCTCCACAAATCGTCTGGATGGGTCGCCAAGCTTGGCAGCATTCCGACCCAACAAGAATCATGAGTTAAATTCGATATGTACTAATCTGATCATGGTACAAACTCGGCAGGGCGTGGACTCTAAATGTACCGGCCTTAAAGTGGGGGGGCGAGGTTGGACGGCCCAGGGTGGTGGCTTTTCTTTGCGCGTAGGGAGGCGGTCAGTAAAAATCTCACCAGACttgctaaggccggccctgtCGGTGATGGTCAGGCAGACCACTCTGCTTGTTAGTCATCCGTTAATAAAATTCTCGAAAATGTGGATTGAGCCACCGTGAGACGATTAAGTTCAAGAGTTCCGATTGGTGGGATTCGACAAACGATGCCGCGAAGAGAAATGCGGGGTTCCATGGGAAATCGTTGGGGATGGGTGGTGAGGACCTCGGATGCGCAGAGAGTTGAAAGAACTTTCGGATCTGGTTTTCTTTGGTCCCTGAGATACCTACGCAGTACTTTATAGAACCTTGTTTGAGCATCGCATGTCATATTCTAGTTCGTGTAAAATAAACCAAACTGTGCCGCAGCTCGTTTCACTTCCAGGCAATAGACCGTGAGCTACCACACTCGGTAGCACTCTGCTACTGGTGTTTATTTGCCTTTACACCTAGTAATTTAATCGCCGTTATTATCAGCTATCTACCAATTTGAAGTAAACGTAATTTAAAGCATgctaagtaatatttttcgataattgcTGCTTTAATCCATCATTACTGTAGACCCTACGGCAGTGCATTATGTGCTATTAAAAACGCTGACAGTAAATTCTGCTGGCTTTCGTTGCCTCCTGCAGCAACCTATTTGTCGTACCCGAGTACTCGTTCAGGTACTTTTCGCTCAATCAGCCTATTTTTCACCTTCCAGCGGCCAATACTTACTTACGCACAGCCGAGCTCATATAGAATCGTTCGGTAATTCCGGGAAAACATTATTACACTTGAAACGAACAATTTCAAGATAAAACGCAGTATGTACGGTAATGTTTTGtgatagcaaaaaaaatttcaaaacaaattctaaaattaaaaaaatttaaaaaaatatataaatttttaacataaataaaaaacataaataaaaatttaagagaaaataaattagagaaaaaaaaggttaaaaattcataacataacataatttaacaaattaaatttaataatcagtATTGCCTCCTCTAGTGACAATCCGCCGTGGCATGCCCTGTATTAAATTATCAATGGCTTCTTGGGGAACATTTTCCTTTTCTCTTAGAGCAGTTAAATTAATCGTTCGACGGGGCCAGAGCTACTCTGAGCCCCTGTAACCCTCGTTTTAATCCTATGCCTCAAACTCCCAATTGGATTAAGATCCGGCGAACGAGATGGCCAATCAAAAACCGTCACATCTtccacttttaaaaaatttctgttgCCTCCGCTGGTACGTGGAGGTGCATCGTGGTGCACGAATAAAAGAGGATCAGCAAAAGGTCAAACGGTCAACTTCATTTTGCACCGATAGGACTGCAACCCTCTGCCGAAAAGGCCTTGAATTCGCAGTCTTTCGCCGACGATCACGACCGAAAATTCTAACAGCTGTAGTTTGCAAAagttaccttggaagctctgGGTGATATTCCTTCTTCCTCTTTGGGCTAAAGGGCGGTTCTGACCACCAGTGGTGACTTTTCTACGACTTCTTCTAGGTATATTTTTAGGGTTACCGGCTCTAAGAATCTTGAataagttttcgaaataaccCCTTGTGTAACCCCCACCGCGCGTGCAATTGACCTTCGGGACATGCGCTGTTCCGAAAGAGCAAAAATTCGCTAACGCTACGTGGCAGCACTATAACCAGCAGCACAGGAATAAATCTgctcatttttttatgaattcatGCACGTAGTAGACGCGTTCGATTTTGCAAGATAAAATGTTTCCCCCGTAAATACTGGGTGATTCTACGTATAAGGTTGTTTCTGTGGATGTCGGTGTAGGAGAGGGTTTTATTTTACAGTAGTCAACGATCAAAACCAAAACGAATCAACAGTATCAAAACTGAAGAAAACCGTACCATGGATAAAAGAGAAGGCAAGGAAAAAGTGCACCAAgaagaccctgtataaacgATTGCCCATTTTGGGTTGGCTGCCAAAATACGACAAAACATGCGTGATAGGCGATATTTTGGCTGGTATTACTGTAGGGTTGATGGTCATTCCTCAAGGGTTGGCTTACAGGTAAAGAAGGGATGTCAAACCAACCCATGCGAACATTAAATTCATAGCGGTTTTCAGTGGTATAGCCGGCCTCCCCACCCAATACGGCTTGTACACTTCCTTCTTGGGGGcaattgtttacattttcttcGGCAGTTGTAAGGATGTTCCCATGGGCCCTACTGCCATTTCCGCCCTACTAACCAACCAGGCTGTCGACGGCAAGGGGCCGGAACACGCAATCCTCTTGTGCTTCCTTACTGGGAGTGTCCAATTAGTGATGGGCATCTTCGGACTAGGTAAAATACCAGTGAACTACCTCAATTATGACCAATAAAAACACTTTCTTTCCCGCAGGGTTTCTGATAGATTTCATATCCGGTCCGGTATCCTCAGGATTTACTTCTGCGGTGGCTCTAATCATCTTAACGTCACAAGTGAAAGATATTTTGGGAATAGCCGCTGCTGGTTCAGTGTTTACTCAAATATGGCGGAACATTTTCCAGGACATTCATAACACGAACCCCTGGGATGCCATTTTAGGGTTCGCCTGTATCATCATTCTTTTAGTGATAAGGGTAAGCACGATTTGGTCCATTTTGGTATATTCGCAATTGAATATTCATGTAGGTTGCTGGACAATTCAAAGTGGGACCTTCCAAAGGCGAGCTTACAGGACTCCAGATGGTGATCAATAAGTTCATATGGTTGTTCGCTACTGCTAGAAATGCGATTATTGTTGTTGTATGCGGGTTCATCGGGTACTCGTTCTATGCTAATGGTTAGTTATGGTTTGCAAGTTTGCTATAGTTTTAAGTAATAAGTTTCGATTTTAAAGGAGAGTCGCCGTTTACGTTGATAGGGGCAGTCCCTGAAGGACTACCCAGTGTTCAGCCCCCCCCTTTCGGTTACACAAAGGACTTGGAGAATGGCACGCAAATCTATATCGGTTTCTGGGATATGGTGTCAAACTTGAGTACAGGAATCATTGTTACTCCTTTGATTGGTCTCCTGGAAACCATAGCAATTTGCAAGGCGTTCGGTGAGTTATGGCATCAAAgaattatcgcattttgtcaattttgcaGTTGAAGGAGCATAATTTGTCTTTTTCGCTTCCTCAGCGGACGGAAAACCAGTTGATGCTACTCAAGAACTCGTAGCCATCGGACTTTCTAACATAGCAAACTCCTTCGTTCAGTCCTTCCCCGGTGCCGGAGCTCTGGCCCGAAGTGCCGTCAACAACAGCAGCGGAGTTAAGACTCCCATGGGTGGCCTCTATACGGGCCTTCTAGTAATCTTCGCTCTCCTCTTCTTTACTCCCTATTTCTATTACATCCCTAAGGCCGCGTTAGCTGCCATCATTATTGCGGCCGTCATTTTCATGGTGGAAGTCAAAGTGGTCAAACCTATGTGGAGGACCAAAAGTAAGTGATCATATGTGTATTTTCTAGAATGTTAAACTGAGCGTTTTGTCAATAGAAAGTGACTTCTTCCTTGCTCTGGCGACCTTCATCGCCTGTCTTGTGCTGCCCTTGGAAATTGGGATTATTATTGGAATTGGgctaaatttattgtttatactGTATCACGCGGCGAGGCCGAAGATCAGTGTGGAAACACTAAAGGTTGACGTCAAATATGCCTCATAAGTTTCCCTCGTTATCTTCATGATTGCTTTTCAGACAAGAGACAACGTTGATTACTTGATTCTAACCCCCGACAGATGCCTGATATTCCCCTCAACAGACTACGTAAGAAACCTCGTAACGAAACAGAGCATCAAACAGGGAATGCCGGTGGTAATCGACTGTTCGCACATCTACGGAGCAGATTACACGGCAGCTTTAGTGGTAGGTTCCCTTACCAAAGATTTCGCCACCCGCAACCAGCCTCTATTTTTCTACAACCTGAAACCTTCAGTGTGTGCAGTGTTCGAGGGATTGTCCCCTACAGACTTTGTTGTTTATTACGATCATGATCAGCTGGatgatttgttgaaaaaacggAACGCCAAAATCAATGAGGCGAACATGGTGTAATCATAACGTTGATCTGGAGTGAATTTCTGTAGCTGCCAATTTTAGGTACTCTTCTGGACAAGCTAACCGGGGCACAAGGTTAACGTTGCCAGAaacgatttttcaagtttaggAGTAAAGTGGGAAGGCTCAAAGAACATTAGAAAAAGAATTGACAGATATGATTCttctattgtttttttttcttgaacttACCTAATGCGTGTTGAGAAATATAACCGATCTGCAGGCGCATTTACACGTTAAGGTTTCTGTGTATTATCGTGAGCGTTCGCCTTCCGTGTCTAATTCCGGTTACGGGAGCAGATTGCGAATTTTCGCGTCGACGCCATTGCGGCAACATGGCCTACTGTGTCAGCCATCTTTGTTTTTGACAATTTATCCAGAAGCAGACCTCTTTCGCCGACCATATTGCCGCACTAGTGCAAACACCCGAATCGTCCAACTGCCAACCACAACCAGAACCACGGGCGAAAGCGAAACGCGCACTGAAGCAACAAATTCAGCcaatgtcaaattttattagaaatttattaaatttctgccTGTCCCGCTAAATGACTTTGACATTTGCTAAATTCCACCGTTGCAGTAAGTGGGGGTAAAACACTAAGTCTTTCCGAGACATGGCTAGCCCGTATAGCTTCGATGTATTAAgaagatattcaaaatgagataaatattacattttcagGTAAGTTTATGATGTTAGCTTGCCTAAAAGG
This portion of the Euwallacea fornicatus isolate EFF26 chromosome 4, ASM4011564v1, whole genome shotgun sequence genome encodes:
- the LOC136350831 gene encoding sodium-independent sulfate anion transporter-like isoform X6, which translates into the protein MPATSVDVKDPLQFDPLLNDQNQNESTVSKLKKTVPWIKEKARKKCTKKTLYKRLPILGWLPKYDKTCVIGDILAGITVGLMVIPQGLAYSGIAGLPTQYGLYTSFLGAIVYIFFGSCKDVPMGPTAISALLTNQAVDGKGPEHAILLCFLTGSVQLVMGIFGLGFLIDFISGPVSSGFTSAVALIILTSQVKDILGIAAAGSVFTQIWRNIFQDIHNTNPWDAILGFACIIILLVIRVAGQFKVGPSKGELTGLQMVINKFIWLFATARNAIIVVVCGFIGYSFYANGESPFTLIGAVPEGLPSVQPPPFGYTKDLENGTQIYIGFWDMVSNLSTGIIVTPLIGLLETIAICKAFADGKPVDATQELVAIGLSNIANSFVQSFPGAGALARSAVNNSSGVKTPMGGLYTGLLVIFALLFFTPYFYYIPKAALAAIIIAAVIFMVEVKVVKPMWRTKKSDFFLALATFIACLVLPLEIGIIIGIGLNLLFILYHAARPKISVETLKTRDNVDYLILTPDRCLIFPSTDYVRNLVTKQSIKQGMPVVIDCSHIYGADYTAALVVGSLTKDFATRNQPLFFYNLKPSVCAVFEGLSPTDFVVYYDHDQLDDLLKKRNAKINEANMV